The Pseudanabaena sp. ABRG5-3 genome includes the window TTGCATGGCTGTCTGTACACCCACACTTCCCAAACCACAAATCACAATATGATTACGTTGTGGTACTCGTGCTGCATCCCAGAAGTTCCGTAACCGTGAGCCGAGAATAAAATCATTGAGAATCGCGTAGAAAATCCCAATTACTGCCGTACCAATCAGCATCATGATGATGGTAAAGGCTTTGATGCTATCAGTGGCATGTTCTACTACCTGTTCATTTCCGCCTGCTCCGGTAATCATCCCTACAGAGAAATAGAGCGCATCTACTAAGGAAACTCCCATCTGAAAGCTGGTATAGATAACCGTTGCCGAAAAAATGGTTAACAACAAGGCGATCGCTGTAAATAAAACGGCTCTCCCATGTTCATGAAAATGGCGAAAGCCCATAAACAACTTCGATATTTTTTGCAAGATCGGACGCGAGGCAGTTCTGACGCTGGGTTGTGTGCCTATCAAAAGGCGATCGCCAATCTGTAATGTGCGCCCACTGAGTACAGCGCTTACAAGATCAACCTTAGTTTCATCGTAGGGGAGGTAATAGATCAACATCCGCGTGCGATCTTCCCAAAACTCCGATAGGGGCTTACCAAACCAAGGATGCCGCTCATCAATATATTCTTCGTGAATCGGCCAAATTTGGTTAAAGAGTCGCAACTGCCCGATCGCTTCACTACCCATCGCGCTAAAGGCAAATACGGGGGCTGCCAAAGCCGCAACGCTCATGGTGACGTGATTAGGGAGGGTTAAATCTAAGCGTGTACCTAGACTAGAGTTAAACAGACGATTAATAATTCTGACATGGGGGTTAAGGACTCGCGCCTGCATCAAGATGCTGAGATTGCGGGTTTCATCGGCTCCTGCCAAAATCAAAGTCTGAGCATCTCGAATTCCTGCGGCTAGCAAAGTCTCCGCCGCCGCCAAATCACCAATCACAATTTCTGCATCTGCTTGGTGAATGGGCTTGTCATGAATGCCAATCACAAAGCAACCTTGCTGCTTGAGCAGGCTCAAAATCTTGTAACCCGTTCGGTCTAGACCACAGACGATAATGCGGGGTTTCATTGCTTATACGCGATCGCGATCGCTACCCATAGGACTATCGCAACTATTGTGAGCTATAGATGACATTACGACTGTAGCTCACAACACGAATTAGAATTTAGGCGTTAGGACATAAAACCCAAAATACAAGTGGCGGTGCGACGCACCGCCACTTGTATTTTGGGCATTGTTATATTATTAAATCTTAAATTTGCAGTAAGTGGTAGAGGAGTATACACAACATGGAGAAAGGGAGATTAGAAGCCTTTAGCGATGGGGTGATTGCCATTATCATCACCATTATGGTGCTGGAATTGAAGATTCCCCATGAAGCGGACTTAGCTGCACTGCGACCATTGATTCCAGTGTTTCTGAGCTATGTACTCAGCTTTATTTATCTTGGCATTTACTGGAATAACCACCATCACTTGTTACAGGTAGTTCGACAGGTGAATGGAAGTATTCTATGGGCAAATCTGCATCTACTATTTTGGTTGTCACTAATTCCTTTTGTGACGGGATGGACAGGTGAAAATCATTTTGCACCTGCGCCAGTGGCCCTGTATGGAATAGTGCTACTGCTCTCAGCGATCGCCTATTTCATCCTCAGCCGTGTGTTGATTGCACATCATGGCAAAGATTCTACCCTAGCGATCGCCCTTGGACGAGACTTGAAGGGTAAGGTGTCAGTAGCCATTTATGCCCTAGCAGTTCTCCTTTCATTTGTGAACTCATGGTTGGCTTTCTCAATGTATGTTTTAGTTGCGATCATGTGGCTAATACCCGACCGCCGCCTTGAAAAAGCAATAAGCTCCTATGGAGAGTAAATCTATGAGAATGCCATTGTTTTATGGCTAGATTATAGTGTTCTTTGTGAATAAATTGCTTAAAGCTCTATTAAATCTCTTAGAAAATTCACTAAAGACTGAATAGCTGGGAGCTGTTGAGCAGTATCGTCACTAATCCATTTGTCATCAGCAATGCTAGTGGTATTAGTTTTACCTGGTTTAAGAACACTTGCTACTGTTGCTATAGTTGCCTTGTCTTTGTCAAATCTCTTCCATTTTATTTCAGAGAACTGATTGATATAATCCTTAGCTCTTTTCATGTAAATTGGATAAGCAATCTCACCGCACTCACAGAGCAAGGTATCTAAAACCCCTTGATCTGAATTATTTGGTAGTATGTATATCCCTAAATTTAGTGAACCTTTCACTACAGTACCAGCCTGATCGGGAAAGTTTGGGAAATATGCTTTTAATTTATCGCAGTATGTTTTAGCTATTTCATCAGGAGTCTTTTTATCGGCATCAAGAATAATTCCAAAGCCTGAAAAAGCTTCAGGATCAACATTAGATAGAGCATCACTTATATTTTGAAGAATGCTATTATCTTCTACAATCAATTTTTGGAGTAGGTTACTACCTTCCCCAACATAGATAGCTATCGACAAATCATCAGTATGCAAAATTGTTGGCATATTCAGCCTTGTGTAATACTTCTTTGTTTTTCTAGGATTGTAAGAAGGAACAAGTGCTTGCCATAAGGATTCTAGTGATTCTGTTTCCTGATCCCAAGGAGCAAAGCCTAGGAATTTATGCAAAACTCTTGCTACAAAAGCTTGGTCATGGTTACCTTCAACGACTATCAATACACAGCGTCGATTCATCAACGAACCTCCATACCCAAATTTTCTCGCAGGCGTTTTAATCTAGTCCAGTCATGTCTAACTACTTTTGTTTGATTTTCTTTTGGTTCAAGTCTATAAAGTACTAAATCTAATGATTCATGATTGACAGCTAATAAAGAATCTATGGCTTCTAAGCTATGAGTAGTTGCAAAGATTTGTACATTCATTTCTTTGCTCCATTTTGCTAACCATTGAAAAGAATTTTGTAAGGCTTCTGTATGAATTGTTGATTCGAGTTCATCAATTAATAAGATACCTCCTTTTACACTCGCAAGTTTTAGAGCAATATGCAGTAAGCGCCGCACACCATCACCAAATGAACTTAAAGGAACAAGCCCAAGCTTCTTGTGTTGAATATAAATGTTGATTCGAGATGATGTTGATTCAGGAGGCAATAGAATCTCTATATCTGAAATATTTTGATCCATTTGCATTAATAATGCTAATACATCAGATTTAAAATTATAAAAACTCGCATCTGACAACAATCGAATCTGCCCAATATTTGAACGATGTGATGTTGGTGTGACTATAGATATAGGCAATTTAAATTCTTTTTTTGTAGACTTCTTAGATAGAAGAAAATCATTCTCCCAGAGTTGATATTTTCCAGAAAAAACAGGGGCTTGTTCATCAAATAGCATTAGTTGATCATCATATAACTCAATTTGTAAATCTAAACCTTTTCTTACTTCTTCTTCTTCTTCAATAACTTGATCATCTTCATCATCACCATTAATTGGATCATTCATATGAATAAATTGTTTTCTTTTTTCAGGAAAAAACATTCCTTCAATATCTTCATACACTGCTTTGATTCTCTTAACAGCAAAATCCCCATCTCCAGATATAAAAATAGTACCTATATGAGGTATATCTTTATTAAAAAGCCATCTTAGAGCATCAAGTGGTAGTGTACGGGAAGAACTAAATATTTCTTCTCTTTGTCTAGCAGTACTTATCCAACCTCTTAAATCTAGTGGATCACAATAAATTGATAGAGCTTCAAGAACACTAGTTTTGCCTGAATTGTTAACACCAACAAGCAAATTAATTTGTCCGAGGTCTTTTAGCTCAAGTTCTTTTAGACCTCGGAATTGGTGAATTGTGATGTTTTCTAGGTTTCTGTTAGTCATTGGCTTATCTTAACGCAGCAAGACTTTTTGATTTATGCCTTAGTCAAAAAGGCGATCGCCTCAACGTGAGAAGTCTGTGGGAAGAAATCAATAGGTTGAATGCGGGTGAGTTGATAGCGATCGCCTTCACACAACAACTTGAGATCTCTGGCTTGGGTAGCGGGATTACAACTGACATAGACAATACGCTCAGGAGCATTTTCGCGGAGGAAAGTAATTACTTCAGGTTCACAACCTTTGCGGGGAGGATCGAGAATCACGATATCGGGTTGTAAATTGAGAGTGCTGATCAATTCTTCAACTTTACCAGTGTGGAAAACCACGTTATCAATACCGTTGAGTTCAGCATTGAGTTTGCCTTGGGCAGTAGCCTGTGGTTGGATTTCAATCGCGATCGCCTGTTTGACCTGTTCGGCTAATGGTAAAGCGATCGTGCCAATGCCAGCATAGGCATCTAAGAGAACTTCCGTCCCTTCTAGTTGCAATTCTGATTCGATAATGTTGAACATCTTCTCTGCTTGCTCTGTATAAACTTGAAAGAAGGTATCACCACGCAGACGGAAGGTTAGACCCGCAAATTTTTCTAAGAGATAGTCTTTACCCGCAATGCAACGGCTCTCACGTCCAAAAATGGCATTGGTTTTATCAGGATTGCAATTGAGAATTACACCCACAACCTTGTCGTAACGCTCTAGCCATGTCTGGGCAAATACTCCTAAATTCGGCACATCCCAATCACGGGCAACAATGGTTATCAGAATCTCGCCTGTATGTCTGCCAATACGCAGTCCTAAATGGCGTAGTAAGCCTGTATGAGCATTCTCATCATAGATTTCCCAGCATTGATTATGGATATCCATTTTCAATTCAGCAAGCATCGGATCGAGGCGTTCATCTTGGGCAGGGCATTGATTGAGATTGACGATTTTATGGCTTCCTTTTTGGTAGTAGCCCGCTTTGAGATTGCCATCTTTGCCAGTAGCTAGGGGATAGGTCACTTTATTGCGATAATGCAAGCTATCTTTCGCACCGACGATTGGGGAAATGAGTTCTTCTAAAAGATCAGCATCAAAGCCGCCTATTCTTTGTAATGCTTGGAGAACGATGTTTTGCTTGGTTCGCAGTTGGGTAGGATAGCTGACGGCTTGCCACTGACAACCACCGCATTTGTCAGCAACAATGCAATTAGGACGGACGCGATCGCTTGATGGCGTTAAAATTTTTTCAATACTTGCATGGGCAAAGTTTTTTTTCACAAACTCTAGCTTTGCAGCAATGCGATCACCGGGAACAGTATTAGGAACAAAGATCGCGATATTTTCATAACGTCCGACTCCATCACCGCTATCAGCAAGATCGTCAATGGTAAGCGTAATTTTTTGTCCCTGTAGTAGCATAGTTTCCTAAATTTATTGACTAAGGCAACGCAAAGCATTGCCTGTTTTGTAACCCTTGAAGAGCATTTCAAAGTGTTTGGTTTCTAGCGTTAAGCGCTGAATAAAATCAATCTGTACCTCCCCACGACCAAATGGGATTACCATCCTTTACTTCTTGTTTGAGAATAGTAGGCATATAACCATTAGGATCATACATTGCTGTCATGTCCAAAATTAGATAGACATTGCCTTCAGTAAATTGCATTCTTAAAAATGAATGTTGTTGCAATCCTCCACGATCAGCACTACTAAGCCCTGCGGCTGCATGACAGTTTTGATATTTAGGTTGGAGCTTAGCGCCCCAAACAACGCTAAATTCATTACTTGCGACAATTTTAAACTGATCTGCTAACCACCTTAGTTGTGCTGTACCATCCAGTATGTAAGCTGCTTGAACGTTAGGGCGTACTTTTTGACTCACTACAACTTCTTTGGGGCAGATTGATTCATTGGCGTTGCGAACAGTAGGATGAACTTTAAGCTTCAAGCTTTCGGCTGAAGACTTACTAGGCATCTGGAGGATAACAACTTGTGCGATCGCCAAAGCAATGAAAAATGCCTTATTCTTAAACATGGTTGGGGCTTATAAGGGTTCTTAATCTGACCAAATTGGTCAAGATTTTCTCCTGACTAGGAGATTTTGCTCAAGCGTCGAGCGCTGGATGATTTATGACTATGCAAATTCGATTGTTTCAAATACAAGATAGCGATCGCATCGCCCAACTATTCCATGATACTGTGCGCGAGGTGAATATTCGCGACTATTCGCCTGAGCAGGTAAAGGCTTGGGCTCCCGATGACTTGTATTTCACCAACTGGACAGAAGATTGTAGTAACAACTTTACCTATGTTGCGGAAGAAGATGGCGAAATTATTGGCTTTGCTCAACTAGAAACTAATGGTCATATCGATTGTTTCTTTTGTCATAAGGACTATCAGCGCTGTGGTGTGGGGACGCGGCTATATCGTGCCATTGAAGCAAAGGCTCTGGAATTGAAAATTGATCGCTTATTTGTGGAAGTGAGCATTACCGCGAGGGCCTTTTTTAAAAGTCGTGGCTTTAGGGTGGTAAAAGAACAACAAGTTGCTTGTCGTGGTGAAAAACTCACTAACTTTGTGATGGAGAAGTCTCTAGCAAAATATCTAGAGAAACCAGATCGGTTTGTGGTGGCGACTTTCTATCACTTTGCTGATTTGACTGATTACCGAGAAATGCGATCGCCCATTACAGATTTTTGTAACAGCAATGACCTCAAGGGGGTAATTTTACTAGCACCAGAGGGGATTAATTCCACAATTGCAGGTAGTCGTGAAGGCATTGATGCTTTATTAAGTTATTTACGTTCTGATCCGCGTTTACAAAATTTGGAACATAAGGAAACTACTTCTGATGTCATTCCTTACAACAAGCTGCGAGTAAGGCTTAAAAAAGAATTAGTGAAGTTTGGCGTGTCAGGTATTGATCCTAGCAAAGAGGTGGGAACCTATGTCGATCCTAAGGATTGGAATGCGTTAATTTCTGACCCAGAAGTAATCGTTATTGATACGCGCAATATTTACGAAGTGGAATTCGGTACTTTTAAAGGAGCGATCGATCCGAATTTAGACTTTTTCCATGAGTTTCCCAAATATGTCGAGGAAAATTTAGGTGCTAATAAGCAACAAAAAATCGCCATGTTCTGCACAGGTGGCATCCGTTGCGAGAAGGCAAGTGCCTATATGCTGGCTCAAGGCTTTGATGAGGTTTACCATCTCAAGGGTGGCATTCTCAAATATTTAGCCGAAATTCCTCCCGAAGAAAGTCTTTGGGAAGGCGAATGTTTTGTCTTTGACGATCGCATTGCGACTAAAGGTTCTGCAATTTAATTTATTGGTGCGGCTAAGCCGCACCAATAAATTAAATTGCATCAGGATCTACGCCTATTGACCGTAAATAAGCTGCTAATTTTTCCTTTTGTTGACGTTCTTGGTCAGCGATCGCTTGCATTTGTTGTTTGGCTAGGCGTTCTTGTGCAGCCATGATTTCAGCATTAACTGCTCTCTCGTTAGCAGTCAAATAGCGATCGCCTGAAGCGTTATACCAATAGAGCCATTCACGCTGCCAAGCAATATGTTCTCCCTGTTCATAACCGAGAGCCAAATCGATTTCTGGCAGCCAAACGCGGTTATTCTCAATGGGTAAAAGTTCGTATTTACCAGCAATCAGTCGATAAACTTCTAATCTCTGCCTATTTTTAAATCTTCCTCTACGTCCACTTAAGGGATTGTAAATCGCATAGTAGAGAATACCTAATGCTTGGTAATCGGCTAACTTATCCTCATATTCACTGTTATAGCGCTCAGAGACAACCTCTATTGTCAAAATCGGCATAATGTTCTGCTCTTCCCACAGTACATAACTGAGCCTTCCTCTCTCACCCATATCATGCTTGACTCCCATCGCGAGAAAGCCATCAGGCACGATCGCAGGTTCGTCAGGATTATAGTAAATCCCCATATCCACTCCGAAGTACCAATCATCACGCTCTGCCCAAATAGAGGCTAATAAACTCAGCAGTAAATTTGGGATGTCATTTTGTAACTGATTATCCACAGGCGTTTCATCAGATGATGGCAATTCTTCAGCAGTGGGAAGAATCCGATTAGTTGGATAAGTGAGGTTAACCATAGCTTGTACAAGCGCGGTGTTAAGTTACCGCAATTCTAACAGATTGCACAGTATCTAAGCATTAGGGTGGGCAATGCCCACCCTAATGCTTAGGGATAAATGGCTTGGCTATTTCCTGAGCCATTGGTAAGAGTTCAGGATGGCTCACTACTAAAGTTGGAAAACTACGGCTACTATAATCTTTACCCATTTCTAAGGGAAAGATATTTTGAGAAGCTTCTAAGGGAACCCAAATTGCACCGATCGCTTTCAATATCACCCATACAGCCGCAATATCCCAAATCTTGGGAGTAGCTTCCACTGCGCCAATGGTGGAACCGATCGCCACGGTTAAAATGTTATAGCTAGCTACACCTAACATCCGCAATTTAAAAGGGAACTTAGATCTGCCCATTTTTTCGAGACTGCGGGAACAGGCGCTAAAGAAATAATTGCCAAGTGCATCAGGATCAGGCGCAACTTCAGGCAAATGAATCGGTGTGTCGTTGAAAAATGCTGCTGAGCCATTCTCATCTGACCAACCGTAAATATTTTGACGTAATGGCGGTATAGCAACATATCCAAATACAGGCGTACCATAATGCAATAAGCCTAGAGAAATTCCCCAAATGGGAATTCCGCGTGCAAAGTTTGTTGTGCCATCGAGGGGATCAACTACCCAAGCCCATTCGCGATCAGGCAAAATTTGAGTAGATTCTTCTGTTAAAACACCAAATTCAGGAAATTCTTTTTCGAGAGCTGCTTTGATATAGGCATCCGCCCAGCGATCGCTTTTTGTCACAAGGCTACCATCGTCCTTAGCGATCGCCACTCGCGCCTGTTCAAAATCGGAAAGCAGGCGATCGCCTACTTGTTGAGTTAGTTCTTGGATAAAGGGAAGAATTGATGGCAAGTTATTCATTATTGATTTTTATGATTAGGTTCATCTTTAAAGATATGCGCCGCACGTCTTTAAGATGTTTAAGTCCAGATAATACCTGATAAATTTGCCTCTTGTGTTTGCATTGCATCGGTGACAGCATCGGCAAGTTTCGCCTTACTTAAATTCGCCTTATAAAAATTCACACGGGTGAGATCAGAACCTTGTAAATTCGCGCTAGTTAAGTCTGATTCGCTCAAATCTGCATCACAAAGGCTTGCCCCATATAGACTAGCAAAAGTTAAATCCACTTCTGAAATAGTTGCCTTATTCAAATTTGCGCCATTGAGACTAGAGCGACTCATATCTGCCCGTTGCAATATTGCCTCAATGAGGTTAGCTCCAAACAACCGTGCATCCCTGAGCATAGCCTCACTGAGATCTGCACGATTTAGCTTGGTTTTGCCCATATTTGCCCCAACTAGCTTGGCACGAGGTAGTTTTGCCTTACTCAAAATAGCTTTATACAAATTCACGCCATATAGCTTGGCATCACTGAGATTAGCTTCACTGAGGTCAGCTTCCCCTAAATCTGCACCACTAAAATTTGCACTAACGAGCGTAGCGCGATAAAGCTTAGCCCCATTAAGGTCTGCTCCGTTGAGTTTGGCATGGCTCAGGTTTGCGCCATAGAGACTTGATTCACTGAGATTCGCTCCACTGAGATCGGCATGGCTTAAATCAATTCCATTCATATCAGTTTTGCTAAGATTGACTCCCGCAAAGTTGCGGCGACCTGAATGGTAGCTGTTGATTAGTTCACTGACTTCCATAAGTTTTTCAATAGATAAATTTCGTTAAGCAATAACACATGCAAGAAGTAGCTGGGCGCAATTAAATATAAAGCCTAAAAGCCTGTGGCGCACGCTGCGCGTGCGCCACAGGCTTTTGAACTGATTTTTTAATAATACCAAGCCACTTACATGTGTTATTGCTCTTGTTCTTGCTCATCCATTTCTGCTTCCATTGCTTCTAAAATCTCTTGTTCCTGTGCCATAAAATCTTCTTCACTAATATCACCAAGATCGAAGCGAAGTTGTAAAGTGGTAAGACGTTTTTGGAGATTTTCAGTTTTTTCTAATTCTGTAGTTGCCCGTTCTTCGATTTGTTCTGCAATCCAGAGTAAACCATCAAGCGGTGCTGTCAGTAGTTGCCATACCATAGGAAAATGTACTCTCTGTTATGAAATTTAATTGTGAAATTTAGTATGTCTTGTTAATCAGAACATACTGGTGATGAAACTCGTAATCTATGCTAAACCTTGCTTATCAATATGGGGTACGTCCCCTTCTATTTTCACTCGATCCCGAAGCTGCCCATCATCTAGCGATCGCCTCTTGTCGTCGCATTAGTGAATCCTCAATACTCCAAGCGATCGCCAAGTCTACCTTTTACTATAGCGATGCGCGGCTATCACAAACCCTATGGAACTTAAAATTTGATAATCCTGTAGGCTTAGCGGCAGGTTTTGATAAAAATGCTGAAGCGATCGGGGCATGGGAAAATCTAGGCTTTGGTTTTGCAGAAGTGGGGACAATTACCGCGAAGGGGCAGTCAGGCAACCCCCAGCCAAGGTTATTTCGCTTACCGAGCGATCGCGCTGTATTAAATCGCATGGGCTTCAATAATCGGGGTGCAGCCGCTACAGCGATCGATCTCCAAAATTATTTAGCAAATCACAAACTTAGCATTCCCCTCGGTATTAATCTCGGTAAGTCCAAAGTGACCGAACTAGCTGAGGCAAAATTTGACTATGCCGAAAGTTTGCGATCGCTATACGATTTTGGCGATTACTTTGTGGTTAATGTGAGTTCACCCAATACGCCGAATTTACGGGATCTACAAGCTACTGAGCAGTTATGTGGGATTCTGGCGGAATTACAACCAATTAATACTGCTAATAAACCAATTTTGGTAAAAATTGCCCCTGACTTGAATGACACAGACATTATCGAAGTCGTTAAAGCTAGTCAGTCCTATGGTGTGGCTGGAATCATCGCCACGAATACAACGATTTCTCGCCAAAATCTCACGACTACGCATCTGTCAATGACGGGTAAACCTGTGACTGAAGAGGCAGGTGGCATCAGTGGTCAGCCTGTACGCGATCGCTCTTTGGTAGTCATTAATCTCATCTGGAAAACCACAAATGGCAGTTTGCCGATTATTGGTGTAGGCGGCATTTTTACAGCAGAGGATGCTTGGCAAAAAATTACGGCTGGCGCAGCGATCGTGCAGGTTTACACAGGCTTAATTTATGAGGGACCTTTAGTTGTCAAGCAGATTTTGCAAGGCTTAGTGGCTAAGCTCGATGCTCATGGTTTAGATAACATTCAACAAGCGATCGGGTTAGCGCACAAATAAAGACAAGGGGCTAAAGCCCCTTGTCTTTATTTGTGCCATAGAATTGCGTTTAAAAATCCAGAAGCATGACCCCCTAAATTTCCCAATTCTGGGGGACTTGAGTAAAAATTAGCAAAAACTTAAGTTAGCCCTGTACTGCCGAACCCACCAACTCCGCGATCGCTTGTTCCTAATTCTCCTTCAATATACTGAGCTTGAATTACTGGTTTTAAGACCAACTGAGCGATTTTTTGTCCCTTAACAAAGGTATAGGCTTCCTTACCCAAATTAATCACAATCACTTGAATTTCGCCGCGATAGCCCGCATCAACAGTACCAGGGGAATTAAGAACGGCAATGCCATGTTTGAGCGCTAATCCACTTTTAGGGCGCACTTGGATCTCATAACCAATGGGAATATCTACGGCTAAACCCGTGGGAATAGCGGCGCGATCGCCTTGTTGCAAAGTGACTTCAGCGACGGAATAGACATCAGCCCCAGCATCACCAATATGGGCATAGCTAGGAACCTGTGCATCAGGATGTAGCTTTTGGAATTTAATTTCTACGGTTTGCATGAATTTAAGGTAGTACTAAAAATTGCAGGAGCATGGGATTAGGATATGCAGCGTACATCCTAATCTCATGCTTATTAATTGGTCGATGTCCTAAAAAGTATTGGGATTTTTAGGGGTAGAGATGGGTTGTGGTGGCTCGGGTGCGGGTTCGATAGGATTAGGAACTGGCGATGGCGATCGCGTTGGTTCAGTAGAACTAGGAGTGGGTGAAGGAGGGAATCTTGGGGATTCCGTAGCTCTAGGACTATTGGAAGGATCGGCTGATGGGCTAATTGTGGGTGATTCTGTAGGTGTAGCTGTGGCGCTAGGTTTGACTGTGGGTGTTAATGTTGGCGTTTTAGTTGGTGTTGGTTGTGGTTTAGGGGTAACTTTGCGAGTTACCTCTAGATTGTAGGTAGTTTCTTGAGAGCTAGTAGTTTTGATCTTGATGTAGTAAGTTCCAGATTTGGGCAATTTACCTTCCCAATATCCTGTTTTATTATCTTTAGCTGCATTATCTAAGCTGACCTGATCTGCACTTTCAATAGTCATTTGCAAATTGTCGCCATTGGTAAGAGATACGGTCAAAAAGTCGTCTCTTTCTCCAGTAAGGCGAACATTCACAATTTTCCCAGCCACAATCTTATCGTTGATAGATTTGCGATTTAGACCTTCGTTATCATTGAGGTCAAGCTTGATATTGGTCACAGTTGGATCATTTGTGGCGCTAGTTGGCGAAGTAATTGCTGTTTCCGTAGGATTGGAAGTAAGACGATTGCGACTAAAAAAGAAGGAAGTAACGGCCCATGAGCCAATCCCTGCAACTAAAATGATCAGAATTCCAACAAACCAGTTCACACCACCGCCATTACCAGATTCATTAACGCGATTGGAGTTATTGGTTCCATAATTTGCGGAATTGCGATTATTTACTCCCGCCACTACCGTTCTTTGCGGAATTGTCGCTGCAACATTCGACGGTACTGCCCGTCCGACTGCATAGGTCTTTGCCCCTGAAAAAGAAGCTTGGGCAACCTGTAGAGCCTGCATCACCTCATCCGCCGATCGATAGCGATTGGTGGGCTTGTAGCTCAACATTTGATTGATTACTCTCGCAAAGGCAGGGTTAACATTGGCAAACTGC containing:
- a CDS encoding NAD-binding protein; translated protein: MKPRIIVCGLDRTGYKILSLLKQQGCFVIGIHDKPIHQADAEIVIGDLAAAETLLAAGIRDAQTLILAGADETRNLSILMQARVLNPHVRIINRLFNSSLGTRLDLTLPNHVTMSVAALAAPVFAFSAMGSEAIGQLRLFNQIWPIHEEYIDERHPWFGKPLSEFWEDRTRMLIYYLPYDETKVDLVSAVLSGRTLQIGDRLLIGTQPSVRTASRPILQKISKLFMGFRHFHEHGRAVLFTAIALLLTIFSATVIYTSFQMGVSLVDALYFSVGMITGAGGNEQVVEHATDSIKAFTIIMMLIGTAVIGIFYAILNDFILGSRLRNFWDAARVPQRNHIVICGLGSVGVQTAMQLVNYGYEVLIIERDPNNRFLDTVRSHNIPVIHGDASLPATLKAANLDKAESLLAVTSNDTANLEIALNAKGIAPRCRVVVRYDDPYYAGMAQEVFDFEAVLSPPEIAAPAFASSALGGRILGNGIVADSLWVAIATMITPNHPFCGKPVCEASMTADFVPLYIETACQTIHGWNLLEASLSAGDILYLTMPATKLEQLWRVAPFQVAVS
- a CDS encoding Uma2 family endonuclease, with product MVNLTYPTNRILPTAEELPSSDETPVDNQLQNDIPNLLLSLLASIWAERDDWYFGVDMGIYYNPDEPAIVPDGFLAMGVKHDMGERGRLSYVLWEEQNIMPILTIEVVSERYNSEYEDKLADYQALGILYYAIYNPLSGRRGRFKNRQRLEVYRLIAGKYELLPIENNRVWLPEIDLALGYEQGEHIAWQREWLYWYNASGDRYLTANERAVNAEIMAAQERLAKQQMQAIADQERQQKEKLAAYLRSIGVDPDAI
- a CDS encoding TMEM175 family protein, which gives rise to MEKGRLEAFSDGVIAIIITIMVLELKIPHEADLAALRPLIPVFLSYVLSFIYLGIYWNNHHHLLQVVRQVNGSILWANLHLLFWLSLIPFVTGWTGENHFAPAPVALYGIVLLLSAIAYFILSRVLIAHHGKDSTLAIALGRDLKGKVSVAIYALAVLLSFVNSWLAFSMYVLVAIMWLIPDRRLEKAISSYGE
- the rlmD gene encoding 23S rRNA (uracil(1939)-C(5))-methyltransferase RlmD — translated: MLLQGQKITLTIDDLADSGDGVGRYENIAIFVPNTVPGDRIAAKLEFVKKNFAHASIEKILTPSSDRVRPNCIVADKCGGCQWQAVSYPTQLRTKQNIVLQALQRIGGFDADLLEELISPIVGAKDSLHYRNKVTYPLATGKDGNLKAGYYQKGSHKIVNLNQCPAQDERLDPMLAELKMDIHNQCWEIYDENAHTGLLRHLGLRIGRHTGEILITIVARDWDVPNLGVFAQTWLERYDKVVGVILNCNPDKTNAIFGRESRCIAGKDYLLEKFAGLTFRLRGDTFFQVYTEQAEKMFNIIESELQLEGTEVLLDAYAGIGTIALPLAEQVKQAIAIEIQPQATAQGKLNAELNGIDNVVFHTGKVEELISTLNLQPDIVILDPPRKGCEPEVITFLRENAPERIVYVSCNPATQARDLKLLCEGDRYQLTRIQPIDFFPQTSHVEAIAFLTKA
- a CDS encoding DUF3226 domain-containing protein, producing MNRRCVLIVVEGNHDQAFVARVLHKFLGFAPWDQETESLESLWQALVPSYNPRKTKKYYTRLNMPTILHTDDLSIAIYVGEGSNLLQKLIVEDNSILQNISDALSNVDPEAFSGFGIILDADKKTPDEIAKTYCDKLKAYFPNFPDQAGTVVKGSLNLGIYILPNNSDQGVLDTLLCECGEIAYPIYMKRAKDYINQFSEIKWKRFDKDKATIATVASVLKPGKTNTTSIADDKWISDDTAQQLPAIQSLVNFLRDLIEL
- a CDS encoding AAA family ATPase, translated to MTNRNLENITIHQFRGLKELELKDLGQINLLVGVNNSGKTSVLEALSIYCDPLDLRGWISTARQREEIFSSSRTLPLDALRWLFNKDIPHIGTIFISGDGDFAVKRIKAVYEDIEGMFFPEKRKQFIHMNDPINGDDEDDQVIEEEEEVRKGLDLQIELYDDQLMLFDEQAPVFSGKYQLWENDFLLSKKSTKKEFKLPISIVTPTSHRSNIGQIRLLSDASFYNFKSDVLALLMQMDQNISDIEILLPPESTSSRINIYIQHKKLGLVPLSSFGDGVRRLLHIALKLASVKGGILLIDELESTIHTEALQNSFQWLAKWSKEMNVQIFATTHSLEAIDSLLAVNHESLDLVLYRLEPKENQTKVVRHDWTRLKRLRENLGMEVR
- a CDS encoding rhodanese-related sulfurtransferase codes for the protein MTMQIRLFQIQDSDRIAQLFHDTVREVNIRDYSPEQVKAWAPDDLYFTNWTEDCSNNFTYVAEEDGEIIGFAQLETNGHIDCFFCHKDYQRCGVGTRLYRAIEAKALELKIDRLFVEVSITARAFFKSRGFRVVKEQQVACRGEKLTNFVMEKSLAKYLEKPDRFVVATFYHFADLTDYREMRSPITDFCNSNDLKGVILLAPEGINSTIAGSREGIDALLSYLRSDPRLQNLEHKETTSDVIPYNKLRVRLKKELVKFGVSGIDPSKEVGTYVDPKDWNALISDPEVIVIDTRNIYEVEFGTFKGAIDPNLDFFHEFPKYVEENLGANKQQKIAMFCTGGIRCEKASAYMLAQGFDEVYHLKGGILKYLAEIPPEESLWEGECFVFDDRIATKGSAI